The DNA window TCGCCGCTGGTCGCGCAGGCCGCGCGCGAAGGCGACGTGGCCGCGCGCGACATCTTCGTGCGCGCCGGCCAGGAACTGGCGGCCATCATCGATGCCCTGCGCGTGAACCTGAAGTTCCAGGCCGGCGAGACCGTGCCGGTGTCCTACTCCGGCGGCGCCTTCAGTGCCGGTGACCTGCTGCTGGGCCCGTTCCATGAGGCCCTGCGCGCGGCGTACCCGCACTTCGACGTGCGGCAACCGCTGTACGACCCGCACTACGGCGCGGCGCTGTACGCCAGCAAGCTGGCCGCCCGCCGCGGCACGGACGCGCAAAGCGTCGCCTGAGCCGATGACCTCAACCGCGCGCGGTGCGCGCCGTTGAGGTCCAAGCGGATTTCCTGCGCAGGCGCGGCAACAGCATCGGCACCTGCTTGCGGTACTCCGCGTAGCCGGGCAACGCGGCCACCAGATCGCGCTCTTCCAGCCGAATGGCCACCAGGATGTAGGCGGTGGTCATCAGTGCGAACAGCAGATGCGTCAGCGTCATCGTCGGCGTACACCAGAACGCGAAGAACCAACCCACGTACAACGGATGGCGGACCAGGCGATATGGGCCCGGCGTGGCGAATCCCAGCGACTGATAGGGTCGCCCGCGGAACTGCAGCCAGACCTGGCGCAGGCCGAACAGATCAAAGTGGTTGATCAGGAACGTGGACACCAGCACCAGGCCCCAACCGAACGCGAAGCCGGCGTACAGCAGTGCGCGTGCGACGGGAGACTGCACGTCCCAGACGATGCCGCCGAGCGGTCGCCATTGCCAGAACAGCAGGATCAGCGCCAGGCTCGACAGCAAGGTGTAGGTACTGCGCTCGGCGCTTTCCGGGATCAGCCGCGTCCATGCCCGCTTGAAGGCTGGCCTGGCCATCACGCTGTGCTGCAGCGCGAATACCGTCAGCAGGCCCAGATCGATCAGCAGCGCCGCCACCAGCGAAGTCTCGCGTGCTGAATCCATCGCCTTGGGCACCCACAGGTTGCCGACAAAACCAACGGCGTAAAGAAAGGTGGCGAAGAAGACCAGGTAGCACGCCACGCCATACAACAGAATTCCAGTTCGTTTCATCGCAGGCTCCAGGGGCCCGCAGCCAACCAGGCCGCAGCGGCAAATCGGAAAGGTGCGCCAGCTTCCCCGCCCCGCCCCCGCCTTCACAGGGGAGCAATGTCCCGGCGCGCGCGTGGATCGGCGGCGAACCCGGGAGCTTTGTCCCGGCTAGACTGACGGCGGCGCTGCACGGAGCCCCACGTCGATGCCGCAATCCATCCGTTACCTGAGTACCCCGGACGGCGCCCGCCTGGCGTGGGCGTCCATGGGCTCCGGCCCGCCGCTGGTCAAGGCGGCCAACTGGCTCAGTCATCTGGAATACGATCTGGAAAGCCCGCTGTGGCGGCATTGGATCCAGTTCTTCGGCGAGCATTTCCGCTTCATCCGTTACGACGAACGCGGCTGCGGCATGACCGGCGGCGATCCGCGCGGCCTGAGCCTGCCGCATTGGCTGGCGGATCTGGAAGCGGTGGTGGAGGCCGCACGCCTGCAAGAGCCCTTCGTGCTGCTGGGCATCTCGCAAGGCGCGGCCGCGTGCCTGGCCTATGCCATCAAGCATCCCGAGCGCGTGTCGCGCCTGATCCTCTACGGCGGCTACGCCCGTGGCGCCTACCAGCGCGACGATCCCGAGTTCGCGCTCAAGTACCACGCCATCGCCGACATCGCGCGCACCGGCTGGGCCGAAGAGAACCCGGTGTTCCGGCAAGTGTTCACCTCGCGCTTCATGCCCGAGGCCAACGACATGCAAGTGCGCTGGTTCAATGAGCTGGCACGCATTACCACCACCGCCGAAGCCGCGGGCGCATTGCTGGATTCGCGGGCGATGGTCAACGTCACCGACCTGCTGCCGCAGGTCCATGTCCCCACCCTGGTCTTGCACGGCCGCGAGGACGCGGTGGTGCCGCTGGAGGAAGGTCGCCTGATCGCCGCCGGCATCGCCGACGCGCAGTTCGTCGAACTCGAGTCACGCAATCACGTGCTGCTCGAAGACGAACCGGCGTGGAAACGGTTCTGCGAGGAAGTGCTGGGCTTCACGGGACAAGCCCAGGACCGGGCGCTTGCGCCACTGACCGAACGCGAGCGCCAGATCATCACCGCCCTGGCCCGGGGTCAGAGCAATGCCGAAATCGCGGCCGCGTTGTTCATCAGTGACAAGACGGTGCGCAACAGCCTGACCCGCATCTTCGAGAAACTCGGCGTGCGCTCCAGGACGCAGGCGATGGCGTTGTGGCGCAAGGGTGAGTGACGCCGCTTCGATGCGATGCCCTTTCCAGAAGTCTGAAAGCGCTGTTTCGCTAGTCGCTTCGATGGCAGCGGTATCGCGCACATTTTTTGCGCAACCGATGCGCAAGATCACATCGCCGTCGAATAATCAGGATTACGAAATTCATCGTTGTGATGCAAGCAGCGTAAGCGCCACTTCATGCGAACTCGGCAATGCACCACACGCGCGCTCGCTGAATGACAAACACTTTTTCTCTACCAGCCAAGCGCTTAGCGCAGCGCAGGCAGCAGCGCTCTCCATTCTGAAAACGCACATCAGCGTGTGGTTGTAAGTGAGCTTACTTTGCGTGCACTGAAATCGTGCGCGCGCTTTCACGCACCGATTGCGTGCTTGTTATTTTTCTGTTGCCAGTAAATTTCGTTACTGCTAATGCTTGAAGAATCACAGTAGCTCACAGCGCTACTGCGATTCGACACATCACCCATAAAACCACTCTGACAGGGGATGCAGCATGAGCAAACGCGTTGGGGAACATTCGCGGATTTCGCACTCGACTCTGACTACTTCGGTTCGGTTGGCGCTGGCGATGCTCGCCGTGGGCGCCGCCCCGCAAGCATGGTCGCAGACCGCCCAGGCCGAAACGCAGGCCCAGGCCCAGGCACAAACGACGAACACGGGCACGAGCACCACCGGCAACCAGGCCACCACGCTGGATGTGGTGTCGGTACTGGGCAGCCGCACGACGCCGCGTACGGTGTCCACGTCCGCCGTACCCATCGACATCATCAGCGGCGATGAATTCCGCAACCAGGGTGCGACGGATGCGCTCGATCAATTGCGTGTGCTGGTGCCGTCATTCACCGTCAGCACGATTCCGATCGATGACGCGGCCAGCTTGATCCGTCCGGCCAACCTGCGCGGCCTGCCACCCGACAACACCCTGGTGCTGGTCAACGGCAAGCGCTTCCATCGTTCGGCGGTCATCACCTTCCTCGGTCACGGCTTGTCGGATGGCGCGCAGGGCCCGGATCTGTCGGTGTTCCCTTCGATGGCTTTGGAGCAGGTGGAAGTGCTGCGTGACGGCGCTGCCGCGCAATACGGTTCCGATGCCATCGCCGGCGTGATCAACTTCGGCCTGAAGAAGACCGCCGAGGGCGGTGCGTTCGAACTGTTCGCCGGCCAGTTCTACGAGGGCGATGGCTTCACCACCCAGTACTCGGCACAGGTCGGTCTGCCGCTGACTTCGCGCGGCTACGCCACCTTGACCGCCGAATGGCGCAAGGCCGATGACACCTCGCGCAGCGTGCAACGCGACGACGCCGCGGCGGACATTGCCGCCGGCTATCCGGGCGTGCGCGATCCGGTGCAGATCTGGGGTTCGCCGAAGGTCAACGACGACTTCAAGTTCGTCGCCAACCTGGGCATCTCCGGCGACAGCGCCGACTTCTATCTGTTCGGCAACTACGCCAAGCGCGAAGTCGATGGCGGCTTCTATTACCGCGACCCCGCCGGACGCTCCGGCGTGTACACCAACGATGGCGGCGAGACCCTGCTCATCGGTGACCTGACCGGCGCCGGTGGCTGCCCGACCATTGCCTTGCGCGATGGCGACGGCAACCTGATTCCCTACTCCACCGTGGCGGGTCAGGTCGCGGGCTTGCCGGCCAACTGCTTCACCTTCCTGTCGATGTTCACCGGCGGCTTCACTCCGCGCTTTGGTGGCAGCCTGGAAGATCTGTCGGTGGTCGGCGGCGTCAAGGGCACGTGGAGCGACGACTGGCATTGGGACGTCAGCGCCACCTATGGCCGCAATGACATCGACTTCCTGATCTACAACACCATCAACGCCTCGCTGGGTCCCAACCAACCGCCCGGTCTGCGCTTCCATCCCGGCGGCAACATGCAGACCGAGAAGGGCGTGAACTTCGACATCACCCATGACATCGCCACCAGTTTCACCGCCCAGCCGCTGCGTCTGGCCGCCGGTGCGGAATGGCGCGAGGAGAGCTTCGAAATCAAGGCCGGTGATGGTCCGTCCACGGCGATCGGTCCGCTGACCGATCAGGGCTTTGCGCTCGGCTCCAACGGCTTCAACGGCTTCAGCCCGCGCACCGCCGGCACCTTCGATCGCGCCAACTGGGCGGTCTATGCCGACCTGGAAGCGCAGTTCACCGAGCAGTTCCTGCTCGCCGCGGCGGTCCGCCACGAGGACTACGATGACTTCGGCGGCACCACCAAGGGCAAGCTGACCGGGCGCTTCGATGTCACCGACACGTTTGCCCTGCGTGGCGCGATCAGCACCGGCTTCCGCGCGCCCACTCCCGGACAGGCCAATGCCAGCCAAATCACCACGGCTTTCACCGCCGGCACCGGCCTGACCGACATCGCCA is part of the Pseudoxanthomonas indica genome and encodes:
- the mddA gene encoding methanethiol S-methyltransferase, producing MKRTGILLYGVACYLVFFATFLYAVGFVGNLWVPKAMDSARETSLVAALLIDLGLLTVFALQHSVMARPAFKRAWTRLIPESAERSTYTLLSSLALILLFWQWRPLGGIVWDVQSPVARALLYAGFAFGWGLVLVSTFLINHFDLFGLRQVWLQFRGRPYQSLGFATPGPYRLVRHPLYVGWFFAFWCTPTMTLTHLLFALMTTAYILVAIRLEERDLVAALPGYAEYRKQVPMLLPRLRRKSAWTSTARTARG
- a CDS encoding alpha/beta fold hydrolase; this translates as MPQSIRYLSTPDGARLAWASMGSGPPLVKAANWLSHLEYDLESPLWRHWIQFFGEHFRFIRYDERGCGMTGGDPRGLSLPHWLADLEAVVEAARLQEPFVLLGISQGAAACLAYAIKHPERVSRLILYGGYARGAYQRDDPEFALKYHAIADIARTGWAEENPVFRQVFTSRFMPEANDMQVRWFNELARITTTAEAAGALLDSRAMVNVTDLLPQVHVPTLVLHGREDAVVPLEEGRLIAAGIADAQFVELESRNHVLLEDEPAWKRFCEEVLGFTGQAQDRALAPLTERERQIITALARGQSNAEIAAALFISDKTVRNSLTRIFEKLGVRSRTQAMALWRKGE